One genomic segment of Aulosira sp. FACHB-615 includes these proteins:
- a CDS encoding Mov34/MPN/PAD-1 family protein has product MNIAVIKLLPQHIQMIRSHAESTYPNECCGIILGYLENQIKTVVEIIPTKNAWSAESANFAPNTERSETSRYAIAPQDMLQIQKSARDKSLNIIGIYHSHPDNPAIPSECDRQYAWPAYSYIIVSVQNGQAGELLSWSLDDQHQFQRETIDTIKQ; this is encoded by the coding sequence TTGAATATAGCAGTTATTAAACTTCTACCACAACACATCCAAATGATCCGCAGCCACGCTGAAAGCACCTACCCCAACGAATGCTGCGGAATTATCCTTGGCTATCTAGAAAATCAGATTAAAACTGTCGTCGAAATTATCCCCACCAAAAACGCCTGGAGTGCTGAGTCAGCGAATTTCGCCCCTAATACAGAACGCAGCGAAACCAGCAGATATGCGATCGCACCCCAAGATATGTTACAAATACAAAAATCAGCGCGGGATAAATCATTAAACATAATTGGCATTTATCACTCCCACCCTGATAACCCCGCAATTCCTTCCGAATGCGATCGCCAGTATGCTTGGCCTGCATACTCGTATATAATAGTTTCCGTTCAAAATGGCCAAGCTGGCGAACTCCTTAGTTGGAGTTTAGATGACCAGCATCAGTTTCAACGAGAGACAATCGATACCATAAAACAGTAG